One window from the genome of Spiractinospora alimapuensis encodes:
- a CDS encoding FAD-dependent oxidoreductase, giving the protein MSAVPSEADVVVVGAGPVGLTVGITLAYYGVDVVVLDAAEQAPREGGSTGSTTGPATCGRLRDPPPDRRGVAHITYLQHCK; this is encoded by the coding sequence ATGAGCGCAGTACCGAGTGAGGCGGATGTCGTCGTCGTGGGGGCGGGTCCGGTCGGGCTCACGGTGGGTATCACCCTGGCGTACTACGGCGTCGATGTCGTCGTCCTCGACGCCGCTGAGCAGGCGCCACGCGAAGGGGGATCGACCGGCAGCACGACGGGACCCGCCACGTGTGGCCGGCTCAGGGACCCGCCGCCGGACCGCCGTGGCGTAGCCCACATCACATACCTACAGCACTGTAAGTAG
- a CDS encoding VOC family protein codes for MRINAIGAFAIATNPTASAAWLVNHFGFRVGVDIGWYVNTQHPDHPNLHFDFCLQGHESVPAVERDHLGGGLGLLVDDVDAEARRLEAAGVEFLLAPVTEPWGQRRFQVLGPDNLCVEVIQMVTPDPTWLAEHGLAPE; via the coding sequence ATGCGAATCAACGCCATTGGAGCTTTCGCCATCGCCACCAACCCCACCGCGAGCGCGGCCTGGTTGGTCAATCACTTCGGCTTCCGGGTCGGTGTGGACATCGGCTGGTACGTCAACACGCAACATCCCGATCATCCGAACCTTCACTTCGACTTCTGTCTCCAGGGCCACGAGTCGGTTCCCGCGGTCGAGCGAGACCACCTCGGTGGAGGTCTCGGGCTCCTCGTGGACGACGTCGACGCGGAGGCGCGCCGACTCGAGGCCGCGGGTGTGGAGTTCCTCCTTGCCCCGGTGACCGAACCCTGGGGACAGCGCCGTTTCCAGGTACTCGGTCCGGACAACCTGTGCGTCGAGGTGATCCAGATGGTGACCCCCGACCCCACGTGGCTGGCGGAACACGGTCTCGCTCCAGAGTGA
- a CDS encoding TetR/AcrR family transcriptional regulator — translation MRENPERRTTLVNAVIDVLADAGARKLTFRAVDERAGVPVGTATNYFPNRDAMLAQAAAHVHQRLAPRPEVLTEMASRPPGREVVRWGMHDLYARVSADRRAYLALLELRLEGTRRPELGDVLLDTIGANIRANLEFHVEGDYPGGVAAFTALYLAMTGLLTEHLTLPAAWEGTEFDAVIDDIVDRVIPE, via the coding sequence ATGCGAGAGAACCCTGAGCGACGCACGACACTGGTGAACGCGGTCATCGACGTGTTGGCCGACGCCGGCGCCCGCAAGCTGACCTTCCGCGCGGTGGACGAACGGGCTGGTGTTCCCGTCGGCACCGCCACCAACTACTTCCCCAACCGCGACGCGATGCTGGCCCAGGCCGCCGCTCACGTGCACCAACGCCTCGCGCCCCGACCGGAGGTCCTGACGGAGATGGCGAGCCGACCTCCCGGCCGAGAGGTCGTCCGGTGGGGGATGCACGACCTCTACGCCCGGGTCAGTGCCGATCGCCGCGCGTACCTGGCCCTGCTGGAGCTCCGGTTGGAAGGCACCCGACGCCCGGAACTCGGGGACGTGCTCCTCGACACCATCGGCGCCAACATCCGGGCGAACCTCGAGTTTCACGTCGAGGGCGACTACCCGGGAGGCGTCGCGGCGTTCACCGCCCTGTACCTCGCGATGACGGGCCTGCTGACCGAACACCTCACCCTCCCCGCCGCGTGGGAGGGGACCGAATTCGACGCGGTGATCGACGACATCGTGGACCGCGTCATCCCGGAGTGA
- a CDS encoding Arc family DNA-binding protein, whose product MNTRRRPPQEVHTRVKRAAEEDGNSVTSEAATAIEDCLERRQTERVREIAREIARRDAELLDLLAQ is encoded by the coding sequence GTGAACACGCGGCGACGCCCTCCCCAGGAAGTCCACACGCGCGTGAAACGCGCCGCGGAGGAGGATGGAAACAGCGTCACTTCCGAGGCCGCGACCGCGATCGAGGATTGCCTGGAACGACGCCAGACGGAACGAGTACGGGAAATCGCACGAGAGATCGCTCGGCGTGACGCCGAACTCCTCGACCTGCTGGCGCAGTGA
- a CDS encoding ABC transporter ATP-binding protein: MSAVADPTRVATPPVVVARGVSKTYDSGATPVHALVNVNVEFARGAFTAIMGPSGSGKSTLMHCLAGLDTVTSGSVHVGDTDITTLRDAQLTTLRRDRIGFVFQSFNLLPMLTARDNILLPARIAGRRVDMARFDALVETVGLRERLTHLPSALSGGQQQRVAVARALLASPDVVYADEPTGNLDSRSGAEILSFLRESAERLGQTIVMVTHDPVAASYANRAIFLRDGRLVDEIHQPTAEAVSGRLLRLEEA; the protein is encoded by the coding sequence ATGAGCGCCGTCGCCGATCCAACGCGTGTCGCGACACCGCCGGTGGTCGTCGCCCGCGGGGTGTCGAAGACCTACGACTCCGGCGCCACCCCGGTGCACGCTCTCGTCAACGTGAACGTGGAGTTCGCCCGTGGGGCGTTCACCGCCATCATGGGCCCGTCCGGGTCCGGCAAGTCGACGCTGATGCACTGCCTCGCGGGGTTGGACACGGTGACCTCCGGGAGTGTGCACGTCGGTGACACCGACATCACGACGCTGCGTGACGCCCAGCTCACGACGTTGCGGCGGGACCGGATCGGTTTCGTCTTCCAGTCGTTCAACCTCCTGCCGATGCTGACCGCGCGGGACAACATCCTGCTCCCGGCGCGAATCGCCGGACGACGAGTCGACATGGCGCGCTTCGACGCCCTGGTCGAGACCGTGGGCCTGCGTGAGCGGCTGACCCACCTGCCCTCGGCCCTCTCCGGAGGCCAGCAGCAACGTGTCGCCGTGGCCCGCGCGTTGCTCGCCTCACCCGACGTCGTCTACGCCGACGAACCAACCGGCAACCTGGACTCCCGATCCGGCGCGGAGATCCTCAGCTTCCTGCGCGAGTCCGCCGAGCGCCTGGGCCAGACCATCGTCATGGTGACCCACGACCCGGTGGCCGCCTCCTACGCCAACCGCGCGATCTTCCTCCGCGACGGCCGACTCGTCGACGAGATCCACCAGCCGACCGCGGAGGCGGTCTCCGGCCGACTGCTGCGCCTGGAGGAGGCCTGA
- a CDS encoding response regulator gives MGADQPEPATVRVLIVDDEQLVRAGLRMILDAAPDITIVGEAADGAEAVELTSSVGPDIVLLDIRMPGTDGLTAAERLATLPAPPRVVLLTTFDLDEYVHRGLRAGAVGFLLKDTPPRDLVDAVRTIHAGNAMLAPSVTRRMLHHFSSHADGSAPAERRLATLSDRERDVLLAVARGRSNAEAARELGMREPTVKAHVSRILAKLELTNRVQAAILAHDAGWV, from the coding sequence CTGGGGGCCGACCAACCGGAACCGGCGACCGTCCGGGTCCTGATCGTCGACGACGAGCAGCTCGTCCGTGCGGGGCTACGGATGATCCTGGACGCCGCCCCGGACATCACGATCGTGGGAGAGGCCGCCGACGGTGCCGAGGCGGTAGAACTCACCTCGTCCGTCGGTCCGGACATCGTGCTTCTGGACATCAGGATGCCCGGGACCGACGGGCTCACGGCGGCCGAGCGACTCGCCACGCTCCCCGCACCGCCCCGTGTCGTCCTGCTGACGACGTTCGACCTGGACGAGTACGTTCACCGCGGGCTTCGCGCCGGAGCGGTGGGGTTCCTGTTGAAGGACACCCCGCCGCGGGACCTGGTCGACGCGGTACGAACCATCCACGCGGGCAACGCCATGCTCGCCCCGAGCGTGACGCGCCGGATGCTGCACCACTTCTCGTCACACGCCGACGGTTCCGCCCCGGCGGAGCGTCGTCTCGCCACCCTGAGCGACCGCGAACGCGACGTCCTCCTCGCGGTGGCCCGCGGCAGGTCCAACGCCGAGGCCGCTCGTGAACTCGGCATGCGCGAACCGACCGTCAAGGCCCACGTGAGCCGCATCCTCGCCAAGCTCGAACTCACCAACCGGGTCCAGGCGGCGATCCTCGCCCACGACGCCGGCTGGGTGTGA
- a CDS encoding PrsW family intramembrane metalloprotease has protein sequence MNAPLGGSVPHRRRRARSAWSRVFWIGLLLWLATVVITLLTRNTNLVPTIVLLGSFLVPVTFVVWAYERARSDEVSIVLMVRAFIIGGLIGVLGASVLESYLLRPNLFLFLGVGLIEEAVKILAAAIVARHLTRYTVRDGLLLGAAVGFGFAAFESAGYALSAVITERGLDIMAVVQVEVLRGMLSPFMHGLWTAIAVAALFQAAHGRRYRVTGWFLLVYLGVSVLHAVWDAMHPFVTGIVLLLTGTQAQLRLVARDGNAHFTSEQQAMVGILYALGLLVVILVNLLWLRYWANRAQRVPE, from the coding sequence ATGAACGCGCCGCTGGGCGGATCGGTACCGCATCGGCGCCGGCGGGCCAGAAGCGCGTGGTCCCGGGTGTTCTGGATCGGTCTCTTGCTCTGGCTGGCCACCGTCGTCATCACGCTGTTGACCCGGAACACCAACCTCGTCCCCACGATCGTGCTGCTGGGGAGCTTCCTGGTTCCGGTCACGTTCGTGGTCTGGGCCTACGAACGTGCGCGGAGCGACGAGGTCAGCATCGTCCTCATGGTCCGCGCGTTCATCATCGGTGGACTGATCGGGGTCCTCGGGGCCTCCGTACTGGAGTCCTACCTCCTGCGCCCGAACCTCTTCCTCTTCCTGGGCGTCGGGCTCATCGAGGAGGCCGTCAAGATCCTCGCCGCGGCGATCGTCGCCCGGCACCTGACGCGTTACACCGTCCGGGACGGGCTGCTCCTGGGCGCCGCGGTCGGGTTCGGGTTCGCGGCCTTCGAGTCGGCCGGATACGCGCTGAGCGCGGTGATCACCGAACGTGGGCTCGACATCATGGCCGTGGTCCAGGTGGAGGTACTCCGCGGCATGCTCAGCCCGTTCATGCACGGGCTGTGGACGGCGATCGCGGTCGCGGCGCTGTTCCAGGCCGCGCACGGGCGCCGGTACCGCGTCACCGGATGGTTCCTCCTCGTCTACCTGGGGGTGTCGGTGCTGCACGCGGTGTGGGACGCGATGCATCCGTTCGTCACGGGCATCGTGCTGCTCCTGACCGGGACACAGGCACAACTGCGCCTGGTCGCCCGGGACGGCAACGCCCACTTCACCTCGGAACAGCAGGCGATGGTGGGGATCCTCTACGCGCTGGGACTGCTCGTCGTCATCCTCGTGAACCTGCTGTGGTTGCGCTATTGGGCGAACCGCGCCCAACGCGTCCCCGAGTGA
- a CDS encoding sensor histidine kinase yields the protein MSSTVAPRTGPPNAATSRWPAWARRWWGRRHRVGDWLWAGVVFWFTGLGQLIFAVGLLRGALERVLLNATGVPLDVAIMVALFVVVPAIASVMTLFRRSRPWLLLTTAVLMLLLFGNPFPAAMGIYSYAAWFPRRDRLVAWTSAMVLAWVIAAGGVPSSIPEFLGGIVAVSTLIVLPLCFGLWIGTRRELIRSLHERAERLEREQHLLASSAAAEERTRIAREMHDVVAHRVSLMVLHAGGLEVSASDERTTETAGTIRSAGREALTELRDILGVLRAERAPSETAPQPGLSDLDGLVAGWRSAGMRVELSRRDTKEFSSSLQRTAYRVVQEGLTNCAKHAPSAAVDVALEDGADSLVVSVTNGTSPGSEDLPAPASGYGLGGLGERVNVVGGTLTWGATPGGGWALRAEIPIGSP from the coding sequence ATGTCCTCCACCGTCGCTCCCCGCACCGGTCCACCCAACGCGGCCACGTCACGGTGGCCGGCCTGGGCTCGACGGTGGTGGGGTCGACGGCACCGGGTCGGCGACTGGCTCTGGGCCGGTGTGGTGTTCTGGTTCACCGGACTCGGCCAGTTGATCTTCGCGGTCGGTCTACTCAGAGGCGCCCTCGAGCGAGTCCTCCTCAACGCCACGGGAGTCCCCCTCGACGTGGCGATCATGGTCGCACTCTTCGTGGTAGTCCCCGCCATCGCCTCCGTCATGACACTGTTCCGCCGCAGCCGTCCCTGGTTGCTGCTGACGACGGCCGTACTGATGCTGCTGCTGTTCGGGAACCCCTTCCCCGCGGCGATGGGGATCTACTCCTACGCGGCGTGGTTCCCGCGCCGGGACCGGTTGGTCGCGTGGACGTCGGCGATGGTGCTCGCCTGGGTGATCGCGGCCGGGGGCGTGCCGAGCTCCATTCCCGAGTTCCTCGGCGGAATCGTCGCCGTGTCCACGCTGATCGTCCTGCCGCTCTGTTTCGGCCTGTGGATCGGCACCCGCCGGGAGCTCATCCGCAGCCTCCACGAACGGGCGGAGCGCCTGGAGCGTGAGCAGCACCTCCTCGCGTCCAGCGCGGCGGCGGAGGAGCGTACCCGTATCGCTCGGGAGATGCACGACGTGGTCGCGCACCGGGTCAGTCTCATGGTTCTGCACGCGGGCGGACTGGAGGTCTCCGCCTCCGACGAGAGGACGACGGAGACGGCCGGCACCATCCGCAGCGCCGGACGTGAGGCGCTGACGGAACTCCGCGACATCCTCGGTGTGCTGCGCGCGGAGCGGGCTCCCTCCGAGACCGCCCCGCAGCCGGGGCTTTCCGACCTGGACGGCCTCGTCGCCGGGTGGCGGTCCGCGGGGATGCGGGTCGAGCTCTCTCGGCGGGACACCAAGGAGTTCTCGTCCTCGCTCCAGCGGACCGCCTACCGGGTCGTGCAGGAGGGCCTGACGAACTGCGCCAAGCACGCACCGTCCGCGGCCGTCGACGTGGCTCTGGAGGACGGGGCCGACTCACTCGTGGTGTCGGTCACCAACGGCACGTCGCCGGGCAGCGAGGATCTCCCGGCGCCCGCGAGCGGTTACGGCCTGGGCGGTCTCGGTGAGCGCGTGAACGTCGTCGGCGGCACCCTCACCTGGGGAGCGACTCCCGGCGGCGGGTGGGCGCTACGCGCCGAGATCCCCATCGGTTCGCCCTGA
- a CDS encoding uracil-xanthine permease family protein, with product MSNNEHDPQASETSITYGVNDMPPLRKAIPLGIQHVLTMFASNVTVPILIAGAVGATVGETALLVQAALLCAGLTTLLQTVGIGRVGSRLPIVQGTSFGFLVVAVSVGPTYGLPAILGGAIVAGVVQCLMGLVMPWLKRLFPPLVSGIVVLTIGVGLFPSGLNLMAGGAGAEDYGSYTNLGFALFVFVLVIGISQFGRGFFATSAVLIGLTVGYLAAIPFGLVDFSGVAEAAWFDIPRPMQFGLSFPMAAVVAMAVMGIATTVETIGDLSAVTKGGAGREVTNREMTGGVLADGVGTIISPFLNAFPNTTYAQNVGLVTLTGVMSRHVVSIGAGFLLICALSPKLAAVITAMPSSVLGGAGIVMFGLVAASGIRLITDRPMSRRNLTIISASVGPGLGLAMVPDAIAVLPETLYILLETGIVPAATIAVILNLVIPDQADR from the coding sequence GTGTCGAACAACGAGCACGACCCCCAGGCCTCCGAAACATCCATCACCTACGGCGTCAACGACATGCCTCCCCTGCGGAAGGCGATCCCGCTCGGTATCCAGCACGTGCTCACGATGTTCGCGAGCAACGTCACCGTCCCCATCCTGATCGCCGGCGCCGTGGGCGCGACGGTGGGAGAGACGGCTCTCCTGGTGCAGGCCGCCCTCCTGTGCGCGGGTCTCACCACATTGCTGCAGACCGTCGGAATCGGCCGCGTCGGCTCGCGACTGCCCATCGTCCAGGGCACGAGCTTCGGTTTCCTGGTCGTCGCCGTCTCGGTCGGCCCCACCTACGGGCTGCCCGCGATTCTGGGCGGCGCCATCGTGGCCGGCGTGGTCCAGTGCCTGATGGGCCTGGTCATGCCGTGGCTGAAGCGCCTCTTCCCGCCCCTGGTGAGCGGAATCGTGGTGCTCACCATCGGCGTGGGCCTCTTCCCGTCCGGACTCAACCTCATGGCGGGGGGAGCGGGCGCGGAGGACTACGGTTCCTACACCAACCTCGGCTTCGCGTTATTCGTCTTCGTCCTCGTGATCGGGATCAGCCAGTTCGGACGCGGGTTCTTCGCCACCTCGGCGGTGCTCATCGGGCTGACGGTCGGCTACCTCGCCGCGATCCCGTTCGGACTGGTCGACTTCAGCGGTGTCGCCGAGGCGGCCTGGTTCGACATCCCCCGCCCGATGCAGTTCGGCCTGTCCTTCCCGATGGCCGCGGTCGTCGCCATGGCGGTGATGGGAATCGCGACCACGGTCGAGACCATCGGTGACCTCTCCGCGGTCACCAAGGGCGGCGCCGGCCGGGAGGTCACCAACCGGGAAATGACCGGCGGTGTACTCGCGGACGGGGTCGGAACCATCATCTCTCCCTTCCTCAACGCGTTCCCGAACACCACCTACGCGCAGAACGTCGGGCTCGTGACCCTCACCGGTGTCATGAGCCGCCACGTCGTCTCCATCGGCGCGGGGTTCCTCCTGATCTGCGCCCTGTCGCCGAAGCTCGCCGCGGTCATCACGGCGATGCCCTCCTCGGTCCTGGGTGGTGCCGGCATCGTCATGTTCGGGCTCGTCGCCGCCTCGGGAATCCGGCTGATCACCGACCGGCCGATGTCCCGACGCAATCTCACGATCATCTCGGCGTCCGTGGGTCCGGGCCTCGGTCTGGCGATGGTCCCCGACGCGATCGCGGTGCTGCCCGAGACGCTCTACATCCTGCTGGAGACGGGCATCGTTCCCGCCGCGACCATCGCGGTGATCCTGAACCTGGTCATCCCGGACCAGGCCGACCGGTGA
- a CDS encoding C40 family peptidase: MHRRPTMLSSLTLFAVAATTMVATPAAADPTDAESSDTQEAAVPLPADADLFIASADALPEELLSELTERDGVDDVLLASAARLGVDDRDTAVVGADPESLARFGGSEEELSDVQNATVSALREGTILPAEHGGLEPGERLGEDEENDTWRLTVGDAVDSRIPGVDGYVAADRAEELGMPVGNAALVSAPGADVIALQEELTEKLPPESGVQLLPGAELEETEGTGDDGARWDGDRLSSESVESAIDAAESKLGAPYVWGGSGPDNFDCSGLVQWAFAQAGVSLPRVTHEQWTVGPRLDYSEAERGDLLFWRTDPNQPDYISHVAIYLGDGQMIEAPSSGQVVRVTDVRFSGFAGVVRISPN; the protein is encoded by the coding sequence GTGCACCGAAGGCCGACGATGCTGTCGTCCCTGACTCTGTTCGCCGTCGCCGCGACCACGATGGTCGCCACGCCGGCGGCCGCGGACCCCACGGACGCGGAGAGCTCGGACACCCAGGAGGCAGCGGTCCCGCTGCCGGCGGACGCCGACCTGTTCATCGCCTCGGCGGACGCGTTGCCCGAGGAATTGCTCAGCGAGCTGACGGAACGCGATGGGGTGGACGACGTCCTTCTCGCCTCCGCGGCCCGCCTGGGCGTGGACGACCGGGACACGGCGGTCGTCGGCGCCGACCCCGAGTCCCTGGCGCGGTTCGGCGGCTCGGAGGAGGAACTGTCCGACGTCCAGAACGCCACGGTGTCCGCGTTGCGCGAGGGGACGATCCTGCCCGCCGAACACGGCGGGCTGGAGCCCGGCGAACGACTGGGCGAGGACGAGGAGAACGATACCTGGCGACTGACCGTCGGCGACGCGGTGGACTCACGTATCCCCGGCGTTGACGGCTACGTCGCCGCGGACCGGGCTGAGGAGCTCGGCATGCCGGTCGGCAACGCGGCTCTGGTCAGCGCGCCAGGGGCCGACGTCATCGCCTTGCAGGAGGAGCTCACCGAGAAGCTCCCACCGGAGAGCGGAGTGCAGCTCCTCCCCGGTGCGGAGCTCGAGGAGACCGAGGGAACCGGAGACGACGGTGCGCGCTGGGACGGGGACCGACTCAGCTCCGAGTCGGTCGAGTCCGCGATCGACGCGGCGGAGTCCAAACTCGGCGCACCCTATGTGTGGGGCGGCAGCGGTCCGGACAACTTCGACTGCTCCGGGCTGGTGCAATGGGCCTTCGCCCAGGCGGGAGTCTCGCTCCCCCGCGTGACCCACGAGCAGTGGACGGTCGGTCCCCGCCTCGACTACTCCGAGGCCGAACGGGGCGACCTCCTCTTCTGGCGCACCGATCCCAACCAGCCGGACTACATCTCCCACGTCGCCATCTACCTCGGCGACGGGCAGATGATCGAGGCACCCAGCTCCGGCCAGGTCGTCCGCGTGACCGACGTCCGCTTCTCCGGCTTCGCCGGCGTGGTGCGCATCAGCCCGAACTAG
- a CDS encoding putative RNA methyltransferase has translation MTGGQGGESPVLRRVLGVVVCPVCGAELALDGRALRCVRGHSFDLARQGYVSLLTGRPTAGTGDTAAMVRAREELLGSGHFAPVATAVAEVAGECEAHPEVVVDSGVGTGYYLASFLDRHADAVGLGLDVSKFALRRAARVHPRAAAVASDVWQTLPLRDASVDVLLDVFSPRNPAEFHRVLTAKGLLVVARPTGRHLGELREGLGLVSVDADKEERLDRGLGSRFTSVVERRVEYSVDLAPELAVSAVSMGPSAHHLDGERLAALGRAEEPISVTVSVLVTAYRPR, from the coding sequence ATGACTGGTGGGCAGGGTGGGGAGTCGCCGGTGTTGCGGCGGGTGCTGGGTGTCGTGGTGTGTCCGGTGTGCGGCGCGGAGTTGGCACTGGACGGACGCGCGCTTCGCTGCGTTAGGGGGCACTCCTTCGACCTGGCCCGGCAGGGCTACGTCAGTCTGTTGACCGGGCGTCCGACCGCGGGGACCGGGGACACCGCCGCGATGGTGCGCGCTCGGGAGGAACTGCTGGGGTCGGGGCACTTCGCACCCGTGGCCACGGCGGTGGCCGAGGTCGCGGGAGAATGCGAGGCGCACCCGGAGGTGGTGGTGGACTCGGGTGTGGGGACGGGCTACTACCTCGCGTCGTTCCTCGATCGGCACGCCGACGCGGTCGGGCTCGGCCTGGACGTGTCGAAGTTCGCGTTGCGCCGTGCCGCGCGGGTTCACCCACGGGCGGCCGCCGTCGCGAGTGACGTGTGGCAGACGCTCCCGCTCCGGGACGCGTCGGTCGACGTGCTCCTGGACGTCTTCTCGCCGCGCAACCCCGCGGAGTTCCACAGGGTCCTCACCGCGAAGGGGCTTCTGGTCGTCGCGCGTCCGACCGGCCGTCACCTGGGCGAGCTGCGGGAGGGTCTCGGCCTCGTCAGCGTGGACGCGGACAAGGAGGAACGCCTCGACCGTGGACTCGGCTCCCGGTTCACCTCCGTGGTCGAGCGCCGGGTCGAGTACAGCGTCGACCTGGCGCCGGAGCTCGCCGTGTCCGCCGTGTCGATGGGACCCTCCGCGCACCATCTGGACGGGGAGCGACTCGCCGCGTTGGGGCGGGCGGAGGAACCGATCTCCGTGACGGTGTCCGTGCTGGTGACCGCCTACCGGCCACGCTGA
- the trhA gene encoding PAQR family membrane homeostasis protein TrhA produces the protein MPADKPKLRGWSHLGMAPLALAAGIVLVSLSPTVEARVASAIYAVTATLLFTTSAVYHVGRWRPVTFATLRRMDHCNIYLIIAGTYTPFVVLVLDGQLRTVLLWLIWGAALAGVGFKAGWVNAPRWLSTSLYLALGWVAILFFPQLINGTHTATWILLLVGGGLYSLGGVIYATRWPNIAPRWFGFHEVFHALTIAAYVCQYIAVSFVTYSVS, from the coding sequence GTGCCCGCGGACAAGCCGAAGCTGCGGGGCTGGTCGCATCTCGGGATGGCGCCGCTCGCGCTCGCGGCGGGGATCGTCCTCGTGTCGCTGTCGCCGACCGTGGAGGCTCGCGTCGCCAGCGCCATCTACGCGGTCACGGCGACGCTGCTGTTCACGACCTCCGCCGTCTACCACGTGGGGCGTTGGCGCCCGGTCACCTTCGCGACGTTGCGTCGAATGGACCACTGCAACATCTACCTGATCATCGCCGGCACCTACACCCCGTTCGTGGTTCTGGTCCTGGACGGACAACTGCGGACCGTGTTGCTCTGGTTGATCTGGGGGGCGGCACTGGCGGGTGTCGGGTTCAAGGCCGGGTGGGTGAACGCACCCCGGTGGCTGTCGACGTCGCTCTACCTCGCCCTGGGCTGGGTGGCGATCCTGTTCTTCCCGCAGCTCATCAACGGGACGCACACCGCGACCTGGATCCTTCTGCTGGTCGGGGGCGGACTGTACAGTCTGGGCGGCGTGATCTACGCGACCCGGTGGCCGAACATCGCGCCACGGTGGTTCGGGTTCCACGAGGTCTTCCACGCGTTGACGATCGCCGCCTACGTGTGCCAGTACATCGCGGTGTCCTTCGTGACCTACAGCGTGAGCTGA
- a CDS encoding methyltransferase domain-containing protein, producing MVPEDLRDHPDRRRWNARFADDPPGFPPHPLAADAMEANPPPGPVLELAAGRSGSALELAAMGRTVTVVDVSDVALDQLTEEAERRDLGDRVHCVLADATRFRPEESYAIVLATRYWDEGAFDVGAAAVSPGGLFGWEALAAVDGETTRFRVRHGALGARLPRGFAILTERQLTAGHARTTRLLARRTH from the coding sequence GTGGTTCCAGAAGACTTGCGCGATCACCCAGACCGACGCCGGTGGAACGCTCGTTTCGCTGATGATCCCCCCGGCTTCCCACCTCACCCCCTCGCCGCCGACGCGATGGAGGCCAATCCTCCTCCCGGCCCCGTCCTCGAACTCGCCGCGGGACGTTCCGGCAGCGCGCTGGAGCTCGCGGCGATGGGACGCACCGTCACCGTCGTGGACGTGTCCGACGTGGCACTGGACCAGTTGACGGAGGAGGCGGAGCGCCGGGACCTCGGCGACCGCGTCCACTGTGTCCTCGCCGACGCCACCCGGTTCCGCCCCGAGGAGTCCTACGCGATCGTCCTGGCGACACGCTACTGGGACGAGGGGGCCTTCGACGTCGGCGCCGCCGCGGTGAGTCCCGGCGGGCTGTTCGGGTGGGAGGCCCTCGCGGCGGTGGACGGCGAGACCACGCGCTTCCGGGTGCGCCACGGGGCGCTGGGCGCCCGCCTGCCCCGTGGCTTCGCGATCCTGACCGAGCGCCAGCTCACCGCCGGCCACGCCCGTACCACCCGGCTGCTCGCGCGTCGGACCCACTGA